One genomic region from uncultured Cohaesibacter sp. encodes:
- the lsrG gene encoding (4S)-4-hydroxy-5-phosphonooxypentane-2,3-dione isomerase: protein MHVTLVEIQVKADRVDDFLRVFHPNHLGSIKEPGCIRFDVLRDPEDETKFTIYEAYEDEEAVKAHKQTPHYLKVKAELEDIMTGPRTHKVLTGVWLPR from the coding sequence ATGCATGTAACGCTCGTTGAAATCCAAGTTAAAGCAGACCGCGTTGATGACTTTTTGCGCGTCTTCCATCCCAATCATCTGGGCTCGATCAAGGAGCCGGGATGCATTCGCTTTGATGTGCTGCGCGATCCTGAAGATGAGACCAAATTCACCATCTATGAAGCCTATGAAGATGAAGAGGCGGTCAAGGCTCACAAGCAGACCCCGCATTATCTCAAGGTGAAAGCTGAGCTGGAAGATATCATGACCGGCCCGCGCACGCATAAGGTTCTGACCGGCGTTTGGCTGCCTCGCTAA
- a CDS encoding SDR family NAD(P)-dependent oxidoreductase has translation MTKTVLITGGAGYIGSTIAHILVTSGFKVVIIDSLDKGKIQNSPESAHFYDGRIAEKELYARIRREIGKIDVTIHCASYISVPESENDPIKYITNNVSEFVELLENLSAIDCKRLIFSSSASIYGNQRGALKETSAIEPQSTYAETKWLCEQIGGLAAEQGPLRIINLRYFNPIGTHPEGHCGPGDLNSGSLLNELTKAILSHTPFHITGTDYDTRDGSGIRDYVDVTDLAMAHAKACSLFDTVIDESATLGGPHSTRAINLGSGEGVTVKELIAAAEKALGRKIRTKKAPRRPGDIAGSYADASLAKDLLQWQASTPLETSILRHIDWWQRHWHQQPEPTPISLLSSRPDSVSPSHQP, from the coding sequence ATGACCAAAACAGTGCTGATTACTGGTGGAGCGGGATATATCGGAAGTACAATCGCCCACATTTTGGTCACGTCCGGCTTTAAAGTCGTAATAATCGACAGTCTTGACAAAGGGAAAATCCAAAATTCGCCCGAAAGCGCCCACTTTTACGACGGCCGGATTGCCGAAAAGGAATTATACGCGCGCATAAGACGCGAAATAGGAAAAATAGATGTCACAATTCATTGTGCATCCTACATTTCTGTTCCCGAATCCGAAAACGATCCCATTAAATACATCACCAACAATGTCTCTGAATTTGTCGAGCTGCTGGAAAATCTTTCCGCCATCGACTGCAAGCGTCTGATTTTTAGCTCCAGCGCATCCATATATGGCAATCAACGGGGCGCCCTCAAGGAAACGAGCGCCATAGAGCCACAATCAACCTATGCAGAAACCAAGTGGCTGTGCGAACAGATTGGCGGCTTGGCTGCAGAACAAGGGCCGCTACGCATCATCAATCTGCGCTATTTCAATCCAATTGGAACCCACCCCGAGGGCCATTGTGGCCCTGGCGACCTGAACAGCGGCTCCCTGCTTAATGAGCTGACCAAAGCGATTCTATCCCACACCCCTTTCCATATAACCGGCACGGATTATGACACGCGCGACGGCTCTGGAATCAGGGACTATGTGGACGTAACCGACCTCGCCATGGCTCATGCAAAGGCATGCAGCCTCTTTGATACGGTGATCGATGAAAGTGCCACTCTTGGTGGCCCACATAGCACACGAGCCATTAATCTGGGATCTGGAGAAGGAGTGACAGTCAAGGAGTTGATTGCCGCCGCAGAAAAGGCACTGGGCAGGAAAATCAGGACAAAAAAAGCCCCGCGACGCCCCGGTGACATCGCGGGTAGCTATGCAGATGCATCTCTGGCAAAAGACCTGTTACAGTGGCAAGCTTCAACGCCGCTTGAAACAAGCATCTTGCGTCACATCGACTGGTGGCAACGACACTGGCATCAGCAGCCAGAACCTACGCCGATCAGCCTTTTGTCATCGCGTCCAGATTCTGTTTCACCGTCGCACCAGCCTTGA
- a CDS encoding ribulose-phosphate 3-epimerase: MPDLSQQDLASREALVQWLRTDGPHISVGLMAANPMAYGAAISELEEAGVSLLHFDIMDGVFCPQMTSGPGLVKASKTKMLKDVHLMVADPLAQIPAHLAAGADIVHVHAEGMTHLHRALVALDGPVAGCESGRKVVRSVALNPGTPVAILKPVLRLLEMVTLIAVDPGWPGGAPDQVIADKIAELKAMAKEQGVDPLIAIDGGINASTYSIARDMGADIIVSGSATFKAGATVKQNLDAMTKG; this comes from the coding sequence ATGCCAGATCTTTCGCAACAGGATCTCGCTTCCCGCGAAGCCCTCGTCCAGTGGCTCCGCACGGATGGCCCGCATATCAGCGTGGGCCTTATGGCCGCCAACCCCATGGCCTATGGTGCCGCAATTTCAGAACTGGAAGAAGCTGGCGTTTCACTCCTGCATTTTGACATCATGGATGGCGTCTTCTGCCCGCAAATGACTTCCGGGCCGGGGCTGGTCAAGGCCAGCAAGACCAAGATGCTCAAGGATGTGCATTTGATGGTGGCTGATCCTCTGGCCCAGATTCCTGCTCATCTGGCTGCCGGGGCTGACATTGTTCATGTGCATGCGGAGGGGATGACCCATTTGCATCGTGCCCTTGTCGCTCTTGATGGTCCGGTTGCTGGCTGTGAAAGTGGTCGAAAGGTGGTGCGGTCTGTCGCGCTTAATCCGGGCACGCCGGTAGCCATCCTCAAGCCTGTGCTGAGGTTGCTGGAAATGGTGACGCTCATCGCGGTTGATCCGGGCTGGCCGGGTGGTGCTCCTGATCAGGTGATTGCCGACAAAATCGCCGAATTGAAGGCTATGGCCAAGGAGCAGGGAGTCGATCCGCTGATTGCGATTGACGGTGGCATCAATGCTTCCACTTACTCGATTGCGCGGGATATGGGCGCTGATATCATCGTATCAGGCAGTGCAACCTTCAAGGCTGGTGCGACGGTGAAACAGAATCTGGACGCGATGACAAAAGGCTGA